From one Lineus longissimus chromosome 3, tnLinLong1.2, whole genome shotgun sequence genomic stretch:
- the LOC135485352 gene encoding neurogenic locus Notch protein-like isoform X1 — protein MSRKHLFTELGWTSPSRGMCSYQNLLQLSLISWTIALASPSGVLHIFPSQHGAIGQERVTWSVTLTADDVPTSKCHVTSLQEPCHLIFAKSERKEIKLNFDRKVSRNVDSSTLSGTELSLSNLEANKVCVGKDCMTFQLNVTCATDHYGPFCESRCTLESWEKWYVCDENTGIKKCIPGRTGYGCTHLVFLSEASAMSFLAPQVHPDNKALVRKKRWNTWLEEALPGNMEQECVEEWCNWEEAREIFEQPERTNEYWKRRNDPNDCDNNPCSSPGTSRCEDLYQDFRCHCKTGYTGRSCNQDVNDCQNNCKNGATCSDLLNDYHCHCQPGFRGRNCQENIDDCAAGPCRNGGTCVDGVNTYTCRCRQGFTGSQCQQDIDECSSSPCRSGSTCLNEAGRYSCQCAPGWSGNRCENNIDDCAPGPCQHGGVCSDRINGYSCACKPGYTGNQCQTDVNECASNPCQNGGKCADKVNGFTCSCAVGYDGVLCQNNIDDCSPNPCQNSALGCDDKVDDFHCRCSSGWAGKACADNVDECASNPCQNGGRCHDQVDGFRCDCQAGFSGAMCEVDIDECAGNPCHGSNALLCEDKINSFQCVCKTGFTGTTCAVNIDDCNPAPCQNGATCKDLVDDYSCMCLPGYEGKNCSKEIDECLSSPCKNGATCADKLNDFSCRCLAGFSDKTCSSDIDECGSSPCRNNGTCIDKVNGYSCSCKRGFTGPQCEINIEDCQATSCKHGGTCQDLVDDFKCSCIPGYDGETCEHDIDDCANSPCLHQGKCSDLVNDFKCDCKPGYRGERCEIDIDECASSPCKNNGTCRDKPNGFTCYCVPGYVGPECSVNYDECSSIPCKNGATCRDLLNAFACDCDLGFEGQLCEVNFDDCAGDPCGPNGACADGVNGFSCNCSLGYEGATCDKEINECLTAPCQNNGTCVDLLNNYRCECVLGFDGGNCQNNIDDCTPDPCVNGGTCQDVVDDFYCLCPSGLTGKTCSNNPDDCDPMPCRNNATCKDLVNDYTCTCHLGFSGKDCETNVNECGSNPCQHGGTCLDRVNRFECICKAGYTGPLCAQDINECSLNPCRNGGNCTDRVADYNCTCSPGWQGKNCHLNINECHSRPCLNNGTCTDLINDFRCDCGPGFTGKRCQTNINECSSNPCIHGTCKDAVNGYSCACLDGYDGVHCENDINDCGGAPCKNDATCVDQLSDYTCVCSQGYEGKNCTLDRDECASEPCHHNGNCTDRLNDFECSCPPGYGGKTCREDIDECVSSPCQNGGKCLDSLNGYRCTCRTGFNGTHCERNIDDCTPNPCKNGAKCEDAVNDYNCLCLPGFTGKDCGVNIDECLPGPCKNDGVCKDQINDFSCDCSNGYTGKTCSDIVDYCTSNPCKNSVTCVPKLNAYSCVCTLGFNGTLCENNIDDCASAPCLNNATCQDAINDFQCLCLPGFQDKRCQTNIDECEGAPCVHGSCQDQVNDYHCHCKPGYSGKNCSVNINECSSGPCQNGGQCLDSVNGYKCECQKGFTGTHCEQNIDDCNPDPCLNGATCSDLVNDFRCACPQGFSGKTCRTLEDHCLVLKPCRANGQCHSTLTGYRCECVEGLTGLNCETNIDDCAANPCQNNGTCTDLVAAYACKCNANYTGVHCEREVDHCLSAPPNVCGKHGDCVSVKGGYKCSCHQGHGGPLCDKVILIPCPYGGKTYNPYEQWADDCNDCVCLNGQAECSKMWCGYVKCDISAIKKWTSGVKKFDKLCTEEDFSCFPLDGMDCLTKTCDLNYGLCRPNKDPTCNPFSGPNTIDCARLIVKLDPAKMEMKGITIDVFCGHLRALKVVKQYANDTYLALRCEVDKMKTSNDHITLALSMESEKNTGFGLIAMAVLSDYLKALAKNDTSDLLAGIVESGFQASTQGKQIQTYLYPVISVCGAIVVIFIVVGIMSYRQRRALKRQRDRLDAPRQRLASRMRSLSWQSENTPEGAFENPMFGNLDEDPGISYLDDSFAGLQKESDTDDFRRISFTESSAYVTGLAQSLKLGDPLDIEAEGDGFNKAVDQERNPGDGKELVVNEIPEANC, from the exons GCCCTGGCAAGTCCATCAGGCGTTCTGCATATCTTCCCCAGTCAACATGGTGCTATTGGTCAAGAACGGGTCACGTGGAGCGTCACTCTCACAGCAGACGATGTTCCAACTTCAAAATGTCACGTGACGTCATTGCAGGAGCCTTGCCACTTGATATTTGCCAAATCTGAAAGaaag GAAATAAAACTAAACTTCGATCGCAAAGTTTCAAGGAATGTGGACTCCTCGACACTTTCTGGTACAGAGTTGTCCCTTTCAAATCTTGAAGCAAATAAAGTTTGCGTTGGAAAAGACTGCATGACTTTCCAATTAAATGTGACGTGCGCAACTGACCATTACGGACCATTTTGTGAATCGCGCTGCACATTGGAATCGTGGGAAAAGTGGTACGTCTGCGATGAGAACACTGGAATAAAGAAATGCATCCCGGGAAGGACGGGATATGGATGCACGCATCTAG TTTTCCTGTCCGAAGCAAGCGCCATGTCGTTCCTCGCACCCCAGGTACACCCCGACAACAAAGCACTTGTCCGAAAGAAACGATGGAATACATGGTTGGAGGAAGCCCTCCCTGGCAACATGGAGCAGGAGTGTGTAGAGGAGTGGTGTAACTGGGAAGAAGCAAGGGAAATATTTGAGCAGCCCGAGCGAACC AATGAATACTGGAAGCGAAGAAATG ATCCGAACGATTGCGACAACAATCCTTGTTCCTCCCCGGGGACGTCCCGGTGTGAGGATCTGTACCAAGACTTCCGCTGCCACTGCAAGACGGGTTACACTGGACGGAGTTGTAACCAGGACGTCAATGATTGTCAGAATAACTGCAAGAATGGTGCCACATGTTCG GATCTATTAAATGACTATCATTGCCACTGCCAGCCTGGATTCCGCGGCCGGAACTGCCAAGAAAACATTGATGACTGCGCAGCAGGACCTTGCAGAAATGGCGGCACTTGTGTCGATGGTGTCAATACATATACCTGTCGGTGTAGACAGGGCTTTACAG GTTCTCAGTGTCAACAGGACATAGACGAGTGCAGCTCTTCGCCGTGTCGAAGTGGCTCGACTTGCTTGAATGAAGCTGGGCGATACTCCTGCCAGTGTGCACCTGGTTGGTCGGGCAACCGGTGCGAAAATAACATTGACGATTGCGCCCCTGGACCCTGTCAGCATG GGGGCGTATGCTCTGATCGAATTAACGGCTACAGTTGCGCCTGTAAGCCTGGATACACTGGTAACCAATGCCAGACTGATGTCAACGAGTGTGCCAGCAATCCGTGTCAGAATGGAGGGAAATGTGCTGACAAAGTCAATGGATTTACATGCTCCTGCGCAGTGG GATATGACGGGGTACTCTGCCAGAACAACATAGATGACTGCTCACCAAACCCTTGTCAAAATAGCGCCCTTGGGTGTGACGACAAGGTAGACGACTTCCACTGTCGCTGCAGCTCGGGGTGGGCGGGGAAGGCATGTGCAGACAACGTGGACGAGTGTGCCAGTAACCCGTGCCAGAATGGGGGAAGGTGTCATGACCAAGTCGATGGTTTCAG GTGTGATTGTCAAGCAGGCTTTTCGGGTGCTATGTGCGAGGTGGATATCGATGAATGCGCTGGTAACCCATGTCATGGAAGCAATGCTTTACTCTGTGAGGATAAGATCAACAGTTTCCAATGCGTTTGCAAAACAG GTTTTACCGGAACGACATGTGCTGTAAACATCGACGATTGCAACCCCGCCCCATGCCAAAACGGCGCCACTTGTAAAGATCTTGTGGATGACTACAGCTGCATGTGTTTGCCAGGATACGAGGGGAAAAACTGCTCCAAAGAAATTGACGAATGTCTGTCGTCTCCTTGTAAAAATGGTGCCACGTGTGCGGATAAGTTAAATGATTTTTCATGTCGCTGCCTCGCGGGGTTTTCCGACAAGACTTGCTCGAGTGACATTGATGAGTGTGGCAGTAGTCCTTGCAGAAACAATG GTACTTGCATCGACAAAGTCAATGGATACTCGTGCTCCTGCAAGCGTGGCTTCACGGGCCCTCAGTGCGAGATCAACATCGAAGACTGTCAGGCGACGTCCTGTAAGCACGGTGGAACTTGCCAAGATTTGGTCGACGATTTCAAATGTTCCTGCATCCCCGGATACGATGGTGAGACTTGTGAGCACGACATCGATGACTGTGCCAATTCCCCGTGCCTTCATCAGGGCAAGTGCTCAGACTTGGTGAACGACTTCAAATGTGACTGCAAGCCCGGTTACCGAGGAGAACGTTGTGAG ATCGACATTGACGAATGTGCCAGTTCTCCATGTAAAAACAATGGCACGTGCCGAGACAAACCGAATGGTTTCACCTGTTACTGCGTCCCTGGTTATGTTGGACCAGAATGCAGCGTAAACTACGACGAATGCAGCTCAATTCCGTGCAAAAATGGCGCCACCTGTCGGGACCTGTTGAATGCTTTTGCTTGTGACTGTGACCTTGGATTTGAAGGTCAGCTGTGCGAGGTCAACTTTGACGACTGTGCTGGGGATCCTTGTGGGCCCAATGGTGCATGTGCTGATGGAGTGAATGGCTTCAGCTGTAATTGTTCCCTGG GTTACGAGGGCGCAACCTGCGACAAAGAAATCAACGAGTGTCTCACTGCGCCCTGCCAAAACAACGGAACGTGCGTCGACCTCCTAAACAACTACCGCTGCGAATGCGTCCTTGGCTTCGACGGGGGAAACTGCCAAAACAACATCGATGACTGCACCCCTGATCCTTGCGTGAACGGCGGGACCTGCCAAGATGTTGTTGACGACTTCTATTGCCTATGTCCCTCTGGACTCACTGGGAAGACCTGCTCGAACAATCCGGATGACTGTGACCCGATGCCCTGCCGAAACAACGCGACATGCAAAGATTTGGTTAATGATTATACCTGCACGTGTCACCTTGGATTCTCTGGGAAGGACTGTGAGACCAACGTCAATGAGTGTGGGAGCAAtccttgtcagcacggtggcaCCTGCCTGGATAGGGTTAATAGATTTGAATGTATCTGCAAGGCAG GTTACACTGGTCCGCTGTGTGCACAGGACATCAACGAATGTTCTTTGAATCCGTGTAGAAACGGAGGTAACTGTACAGACCGTGTAGCGGACTACAACTGCACCTGCAGCCCAGGTTGGCAAGGAAAGAACTGCCATTTGAACATAAACGAATGCCACTCTCGTCCCTGTTTGAATAATGGAACATGTACTGACttaatcaatgattttag GTGTGACTGTGGTCCCGGGTTTACCGGCAAGAGATGCCAGACCAACATCAACGAGTGTTCCAGTAACCCTTGCATCCATGGCACCTGCAAAGATGCAGTTAACGGATACTCATGCGCATGTCTGGACGGATATGACGGAGTTCACTGTGAGAATGACATTAACGACTGTGGAGGGGCCCCTTGTAAGAACGACGCGACATGCGTTGACCAGTTGTCCGATTACACATGTGTCTGTAGCCAAG GTTATGAGGGCAAAAATTGTACGCTCGATCGCGACGAATGTGCTTCCGAACCTTGTCACCACAACGGCAATTGCACTGACCGTCTCAATGATTTTGAGTGTAGTTGTCCTCCTGGGTACGGGGGCAAGACATGCAGAGAGGACATTGACGAGTGTGTGTCATCCCCGTGTCAGAATGGCGGCAAATGTCTGGACTCTCTCAACGGTTACAG GTGCACATGCAGGACTGGTTTTAACGGAACTCACTGTGAACGCAACATAGATGACTGCACGCCGAACCCTTGTAAAAATGGAGCCAAATGCGAGGATGCCGTGAACGATTACAACTGCCTTTGCTTGCCCGGCTTCACCGGTAAAGACTGTGGGGTGAACATCGACGAATGCTTGCCAGGGCCGTGCAAGAATGACGGGGTGTGTAAGGATCAGATTAATGATTTTAGCTGCGACTGCAGTAACGGCTACACCG GTAAAACTTGCAGTGATATCGTAGATTATTGTACCAGTAACCCGTGCAAGAACAGCGTAACGTGCGTGCCCAAGTTAAATGCATACTCGTGTGTCTGCACTCTTG GATTTAATGGTACCCTATGCGAGAATAacattgatgactgtgccaGCGCCCCCTGCCTCAATAACGCCACTTGCCAAGATGCCATCAATGACTTTCAATGCCTCTGCCTACCTGGGTTCCAGGACAAGCGGTGTCAGACCAATATTGATGAGTGCGAGGGGGCCCCCTGTGTTCATGGGTCGTGCCAGGACCAGGTCAATGATTATCATTGTCACTGCAA ACCAGGTTACTCTGGAAAGAACTGTAGTGTGAACATAAATGAGTGTTCAAGTGGGCCATGCCAAAACGGTGGCCAGTGTTTAGACAGCGTGAATGGATACAAATGCGAATGTCAGAAG GGATTCACCGGAACTCACTGCGAACAAAATATCGACGACTGTAACCCAGACCCCTGTCTGAACGGGGCAACCTGCTCGGACCTCGTCAATGACTTCAGATGCGCTTGCCCGCAAGGCTTCAGTGGAAAAACATGCCGCACGCTTGAAGACCACTGTCTGGTGCTGAAACCTTGCAGAGCGAATGGACAATGCCACAGCACGCTGACGGGATACCGCTGTGAATGCGTTGAAG GTTTGACTGGTCTGAACTGTGAGACGAACATTGATGATTGTGCAGCGAACCCCTGCCAGAATAACGGCACGTGTACAGACCTGGTTGCCGCATATGCCTGCAAGTGTAACGCCAATTACACTGGCGTACACTGTGAACGAG AAGTAGACCACTGCCTGTCTGCACCTCCTAACGTCTGCGGCAAACACGGTGACTGCGTCAGCGTCAAGGGGGGTTACAAGTGTTCGTGTCATCAAGGGCACGGAGGCCCACTTTGTGACAAAG TGATTCTCATTCCGTGTCCATACGGCGGGAAGACGTACAATCCATACGAGCAGTGGGCAGACGATTGTAATGACTGTGTTTGTCTAAATGGTCAGGCGGAATGCTCTAAG ATGTGGTGTGGCTATGTCAAATGCGATATATCAGCCATCAAAAAATGGACATCCGGCGTCAAAAAATTTGATAAGCTCTGCACGGAGGAGGACTTCTCCTGCTTCCCGTTGGACGGCATGGACTGTCTGACAAAGACCTGCGATCTTAACTACGGACTTTGCAGGCCAAATAAAGACCCCACTTGTAACCCATTCAGTGGCCCCAACACCATTGACTGTGCCAGGCTAATAGTCAAGTTGGATCCAGCGAAAATGGAGATGAAG GGAATAACAATCGATGTATTTTGCGGCCACCTGCGAGCCCTAAAGGTAGTGAAACAGTATGCAAATGACACCTACCTCGCCCTCAGGTGTGAGGTTGATAAGATGAAGACGTCTAACGATCACATAACCCTTGCTCTCTCGATG GAAAGTGAGAAGAATACAGGCTTCGGTCTCATAGCGATGGCAGTTCTTTCAGACTACTTGAAGGCACTGGCCAAGAATGATACCTCCGATCTACTTGCTGGCATAGTGGAGAGTGGATTCCAGGCCTCGACACAGGGAAAGCAAA TTCAGACGTATCTCTACCCCGTCATCTCCGTTTGTGGAGCGATAGTGGTCATATTTATCGTGGTTGGGATAATGAGCTACCGTCAGAGGCGCGCCTTGAAGCGGCAGCGGGATCGATTGGATGCACCAAGACAGCGCCTTGCCTCACGGATGCGGTCCCTGAGTTGGCAGAGCGAGAACACGCCCGAGGGAGCATTCGAAAATCCTATGTTCGGGAACTTGGATGAAGACCCGGGAATATCCTATTTGGATGATAGTTTCGCGGGGCTGCAGAAGGAGTCCGACACTGACGACTTCCGGCGGATTTCCTTTACAGAGAGCAGTGCTTATGTTACGGGGCTTGCGCAGAGCTTGAAGCTTGGTGACCCCCTTGATATTGAGGCTGAGGGGGATGGTTTCAACAAGGCTGTTGACCAAGAACGCAATCCCGGTGATGGCAAGGAACTTGTGGTAAATGAAATCCCTGAAGCCAATTGCTGA